A genome region from Bombus pyrosoma isolate SC7728 linkage group LG14, ASM1482585v1, whole genome shotgun sequence includes the following:
- the LOC122574988 gene encoding sialidase-like encodes MWASLYTLGVLIALISPTSADIAKGLPSIHLPLPHLPSGFMCIEVGYHADPSDCRRFYRCVDWGFGKPLQIFQFECGVGTVFSMRRGNICTLPNDSDRPECGGNIINNSNSTATSPTTTKIWATNGTVTNSRVQTTSQTTTSSNQSSATSGKPGDDQGRGRCVQEGYFADVNNCRKFYRCVEEGSGNFVKHEFECGVGTVWDPDIQGCNHPWAVSREDCKEGSGTAATGSGDDNEQWTTDNSGQWTNGTGSPGQPGDATSQTGQPVSPGTPGTPGIEGTSGTPGTPGSPGTSGTPGTPDTPGTPGTPGTPGTPGTSGTPGTPGTSGSTGSATTSSTSGSPGATGTPGSPGTSGTPGTPGSPGSPGTSGTSGTSDTTGTAVTNSTPGTPAWLGSSSTSAWSSSPGQPNTSGTPVYLGNPTSPEITSTTPTPSITEVPNYLSTPSTTSNFETSQTPATTSSGIGTTATTDTSSESDTSGTPGTPSKPDSSGTTHTNSEPNNPGTSSTPSKSETSSTSSEHDSSGTPSEPVTPATPGTANTSGSPETSVTQTTSDSEGEPPRTPGIPSEPVTPRTPGNPETPEIPSTSKSETGLPPTPGVASELPTPRPPSPLKYPETAATPDDEYEPPRTPGMPNEPATPRIPGSPDRYETLTTHNSDDGPPHTTGMPSIPPTPRTPSHLISSETAATPDSETGLPRTPDMSSKPPTP; translated from the exons ATGTGGGCAAGCCTATATACGTTAGGCGTTTTGATAGCGCTGATCTCACCGACGTCAGCTGATATTG CAAAAGGTCTGCCCTCGATACATCTGCCCTTGCCACATCTACCGAGTGGTTTTATGTGCATTGAAGTAGGATATCATGCCGATCCTAGCGACTGTAGAAGATTCTACCGATGTGTCGATTGGGGATTCGGAAAACCGCTGCAGATCTTTCAATTCGAGTGCGGTGTTGGAACAGTATTCTCCATGCGTAGGGGTAACATTTGTACTCTCCCTAACGACAGCGACCGCCCAGAGTGTGGTGGAAATATCATAAACAACAGTAATTCGACTGCGACTTCTCCGACCACAACAAAAATATGGGCGACCAATGGAACTGTCACAAATAGTAGAGTGCAAACAACTTCACAGACCACAACAAGTAGTAACCAATCTTCTGCAACAAGTGGAAAACCAGGGGATGACCAGGGTCGAGGACGATGCGTTCAAGAAGGATATTTTGCTGATGTGAATAactgtagaaaattttatagatgCGTTGAAGAAGGTTCtggtaattttgtaaaacatgAATTTGAATGTGGAGTTGGTACTGTCTGGGATCCAGATATACAAGGATGTAATCATCCTTGGGCTGTATCACGAGAAGACTGCAAGGAAGGCTCAGGGACAGCCGCTACTGGTAGTGGCGATGATAATGAACAATGGACCACAGATAATAGTGGACAATGGACAAACGGAACAGGCAGCCCTGGACAACCTGGAGACGCTACTAGTCAAACAGGACAACCTGTTTCTCCTGGTACTCCGGGCACTCCCGGTATTGAAGGTACATCAGGAACACCTGGTACTCCGGGTTCTCCGGGAACATCTGGTACTCCAGGTACTCCGGATACTCCGGGTACTCCGGGCACTCCGGGAACACCTGGCACCCCGGGCACTTCGGGAACACCTGGCACCCCGGGCACTTCTGGCAGTACAGGATCTGCTACAACTTCCAGCACTTCAG GAAGTCCTGGTGCCACAGGCACTCCTGGCTCACCTGGCACATCTGGAACTCCAGGTACTCCAGGCAGCCCAGGATCTCCTGGCACTTCTGGCACATCTGGAACATCGGACACCACAGGTACTGCGGTCACTAACAGTACCCCCGGTACACCAGCATGGCTTGGCTCATCCAGCACATCTGCATGGTCTAGCTCACCCGGACAACCTAACACCTCAGGAACACCCGTATACCTCGGAAATCCTACCAGTCCCGAAATTACTAGTACGACACCCACACCTAGCATAACAGAGGTACCCAACTATCTCAGCACTCCAAGCACGACAAGTAATTTCGAAACTTCGCAAACACCAGCAACAACAAGTAGTGGAATTGGAACAACCGCTACAACTGACACTTCTAGTGAATCTGACACTTCAGGCACTCCTGGCACTCCTAGTAAACCCGACAGTTCAGGCACTACACACACTAATAGCGAACCTAATAATCCAGGCACCTCTAGCACACCTAGTAAATCCGAGACTTCAAGTACTTCCAGTGAACACGATTCCTCAGGCACACCTAGTGAACCTGTAACTCCCGCCACACCCGGTACTGCAAACACATCCGGTTCTCCCGAAACTTCTGTAACACAAACGACATCCGATAGTGAAGGCGAACCTCCTCGCACGCCTGGTATACCCAGTGAACCTGTAACTCCCAGGACACCAGGTAATCCCGAAACTCCTGAAATACCATCGACGTCCAAAAGTGAAACTGGACTTCCTCCTACACCTGGTGTGGCCAGTGAGCTTCCAACTCCCAGGCCGCCAAGTCCTCTCAAATATCCCGAAACAGCAGCAACACCCGATGACGAATATGAACCTCCTCGTACACCTGGTATGCCTAATGAACCTGCAACTCCCAGAATCCCAGGTAGTCCCGATAGATATGAAACACTAACTACACACAATAGTGACGATGGACCACCTCATACAACCGGTATGCCCAGTATACCTCCAACTCCCAGGACGCCAAGTCATCTCATATCTTCTGAAACAGCAGCAACACCCGATAGTGAAACTGGACTTCCTCGTACACCTGACATGTCCAGTAAACCTCCAACTCCC